Proteins from a single region of Paenibacillus sp. BIHB 4019:
- a CDS encoding NtaA/DmoA family FMN-dependent monooxygenase (This protein belongs to a clade of FMN-dependent monooxygenases, within a broader family of flavin-dependent oxidoreductases, the luciferase-like monooxygenase (LMM) family, some of whose members use coenzyme F420 rather than FMN.) has translation MHANKVCKEKYRMKNKKMQLALQMVSGYGAEFSAWRMPGTDPKAYTNTDSYVERAKIAEKGKFQLIFIADSPGLNNDLSKQTPQFPMDPMLALMAVARETKHIGLVATLSTTFNHPYNIARQFKALDVISHGRAGWNAVTTSGQVFAANYGAQLPDRKERYEMAHESIQIVQALWGSWGEDAWTADAEGGQYADMDKIQPVNLTGKYFASRGPLPIPPSEQGQPVIFQAGGGGEGLQLAGSYASGVYANPYDIASARAQRQMIRQSARQFKRSPDDIKMFAGFMFSIGATEEEALERRRKLMDFAIEEIPGRVRYLGAMLGLPLSSDSVDIEQPIPTALLSRAYANPQDPRSPRALELALKGLSIRDILAHGVINYHPVVAGTPEQVANFLEEWFLAGACDGFSVVPDISFDGVADFVHLVVPILQERGLFHEEYEGKTLREHMGVSYQYGTVEK, from the coding sequence ATGCATGCCAATAAAGTTTGTAAGGAGAAATATAGAATGAAAAACAAGAAGATGCAGCTTGCTTTACAAATGGTCTCTGGATACGGAGCCGAATTCAGCGCTTGGAGAATGCCTGGGACCGATCCGAAGGCTTATACCAATACGGATAGTTATGTCGAGCGAGCAAAAATAGCTGAAAAGGGAAAATTTCAATTGATTTTCATAGCCGATTCACCGGGTCTAAATAATGATCTGAGTAAACAAACTCCCCAATTCCCAATGGACCCCATGCTGGCTTTAATGGCGGTAGCTAGGGAAACAAAGCATATTGGGCTTGTCGCAACACTATCAACTACATTTAACCACCCCTATAATATAGCCCGGCAGTTTAAAGCGTTGGATGTGATCAGCCATGGGCGTGCAGGGTGGAATGCAGTAACGACATCGGGACAGGTGTTCGCAGCAAATTATGGAGCGCAGCTTCCTGATCGCAAAGAGAGATACGAAATGGCCCATGAATCCATACAGATTGTTCAGGCATTATGGGGAAGCTGGGGAGAGGATGCGTGGACGGCGGATGCAGAAGGCGGCCAATATGCAGATATGGACAAAATCCAACCGGTAAATCTTACAGGAAAATATTTTGCCTCTCGCGGCCCTCTTCCTATTCCGCCTTCCGAGCAAGGCCAGCCGGTCATTTTTCAAGCTGGAGGCGGGGGAGAAGGGCTGCAGCTAGCCGGAAGTTATGCATCGGGTGTGTATGCGAATCCATATGATATTGCTTCCGCACGGGCTCAGCGGCAAATGATTCGTCAGAGTGCCCGCCAGTTCAAACGCAGCCCTGATGATATTAAAATGTTTGCCGGTTTTATGTTCTCGATTGGAGCAACCGAAGAAGAGGCCTTGGAGCGAAGAAGGAAATTAATGGACTTTGCTATTGAGGAGATTCCGGGCAGAGTGAGGTATCTTGGAGCTATGCTGGGGCTGCCTTTATCAAGCGATTCAGTTGATATAGAGCAACCCATCCCAACAGCCTTATTGAGCCGGGCATATGCAAATCCGCAAGACCCGCGTTCTCCAAGAGCGCTGGAATTGGCGTTAAAAGGGCTTTCTATTCGTGATATTCTAGCACATGGGGTTATCAATTATCATCCTGTTGTTGCGGGTACCCCTGAACAGGTTGCTAATTTCTTGGAAGAATGGTTTCTAGCAGGGGCATGTGACGGCTTCTCTGTTGTACCGGATATATCATTTGACGGCGTTGCGGATTTTGTTCATTTGGTTGTTCCCATTCTTCAGGAGCGCGGTTTATTTCACGAAGAATATGAGGGCAAGACGCTGCGTGAGCATATGGGCGTATCTTATCAATACGGAACGGTTGAAAAATAA
- a CDS encoding AraC family transcriptional regulator — MDKFIYKKSAGITALSASMTDFKYKKHAHQEYAIGVTLRGIQRYNMDGGLQLSYQNGVMLFNPEQAHDGMAHDKTGLDYVMLYIEPHLLLDAMEKKDIVRFSTPIVYNQKLEQRIVNLARAILSEKDEALCSELFVSLTDGLIQTNSSINNKKDNTLIKKAKDMLHAHFEHVLKLDEICEELQLSKFQFIRLFKAHTGISPYQYFLNGKIEYAKQLIEKNSDVYSAVAECGFVDLTHLNKHFKGVYGTTAFEYISQING; from the coding sequence GTGGACAAATTTATTTATAAAAAATCGGCAGGTATTACTGCGCTGTCAGCAAGCATGACTGATTTTAAATATAAAAAGCACGCTCACCAGGAATATGCCATTGGCGTAACCTTGCGCGGTATTCAACGATATAACATGGATGGCGGCTTGCAATTATCCTACCAAAACGGCGTTATGCTTTTTAATCCAGAGCAGGCGCATGACGGTATGGCCCATGATAAGACAGGCCTCGATTATGTCATGCTGTATATTGAACCGCATTTGCTTCTAGACGCTATGGAGAAAAAGGATATCGTCCGTTTTTCAACTCCTATTGTGTACAATCAGAAGCTTGAACAGCGCATAGTAAATCTTGCCCGTGCCATATTAAGCGAAAAAGACGAGGCTTTGTGCAGTGAATTATTTGTCTCCCTCACGGATGGCCTTATCCAAACTAATTCATCTATCAACAACAAAAAAGATAACACCCTAATTAAAAAAGCAAAGGATATGCTTCATGCCCATTTTGAACATGTCCTTAAGCTTGACGAAATCTGTGAAGAGCTTCAACTATCGAAATTTCAGTTTATCCGGCTATTCAAGGCTCATACAGGGATTTCCCCCTATCAATATTTTCTGAACGGCAAGATCGAATATGCCAAGCAATTAATTGAAAAAAATAGCGATGTTTATTCAGCCGTAGCTGAATGCGGTTTTGTTGATTTAACTCATTTAAATAAACATTTTAAAGGTGTATATGGAACAACCGCATTTGAATATATTTCGCAAATCAATGGGTGA
- a CDS encoding L-ribulose-5-phosphate 4-epimerase codes for MLEQLKEEVFEANLELPKHGLVKFTWGNVSAIDRESGLFVIKPSGVSYDKMKASDMVVVDLDGNVVEGELRPSSDTATHAVLYKHYSEIGGIVHTHSTWATIWAQAGLDVPVMGTTHADTFYGAVPCARFLNQGEIDRGYEAETGRVIIETFEQRGLDVMAIPAVLLHGHAPFTWGKDAKSAVVNSVVLEEVCKMNLYARQLNHFAKELPQGILDKHYLRKHGKDAYYGQK; via the coding sequence ATGTTAGAACAGCTGAAAGAAGAGGTATTTGAGGCGAATCTGGAATTGCCGAAGCATGGACTCGTAAAATTTACATGGGGCAATGTAAGCGCCATTGACCGGGAAAGCGGCCTCTTCGTCATCAAACCAAGCGGAGTCAGTTATGACAAGATGAAGGCGAGCGATATGGTCGTTGTCGATCTTGATGGCAATGTGGTTGAGGGAGAGCTAAGACCTTCCTCCGATACCGCGACTCATGCCGTATTGTATAAACATTACTCAGAGATCGGCGGCATCGTGCATACCCACTCCACATGGGCAACGATTTGGGCACAAGCAGGACTTGATGTGCCGGTCATGGGAACGACGCATGCGGATACCTTTTATGGAGCGGTGCCTTGTGCCCGTTTCCTGAATCAAGGGGAGATTGACCGGGGTTACGAGGCCGAAACGGGACGTGTCATCATTGAAACTTTCGAGCAGCGCGGGTTGGATGTCATGGCGATACCGGCCGTCCTTCTCCATGGCCACGCACCGTTTACGTGGGGCAAGGATGCCAAATCGGCAGTCGTGAACAGCGTCGTGCTGGAGGAAGTTTGCAAAATGAACTTGTACGCGCGGCAATTGAATCATTTTGCCAAAGAACTGCCGCAAGGCATTTTGGACAAACATTATTTGCGCAAACATGGGAAAGACGCTTATTACGGACAGAAATAA
- a CDS encoding FGGY-family carbohydrate kinase, whose product MNHVELKEAITKGETSLGIEFGSTRIKAVLIDHRFETIASGSYEWENQLKDGFWTYSQEDILTGLQTAYREMKQEVERKYEVTLKTVGSIGFSAMMHGYMAFDSTGELLVPFRTWRNATTGEAARELTDKFQFNIPERWSIAHLYQAILNKEEHVPRIDFVTTLAGYIHWLLTGNKAIGIGDASGIFPIDESTHNYHPLMVKQFDELISAGGYPWKLEDLLPKVLLSGEQAGQLTEAGARILDPSLDLQPGILLCPPEGDAGTGMVATNSVRKRTGNISVGTSVFAMIVLEKELSKVYPEIDMVTTPDGSPVGMVHANNCSSDINAWMGLFREFSVAMGYEADNAKLFSVMFNKALEADPDGGGLLSYGYYSGENITGIEKGRPLFVRSPESSFTLANFMRTHLFTAFGALKLGMDILTENEQVAIDSILAHGGLFKTPVVGQKMVAAAMNVPISVMSTAGEGGAWGMALLASYLINKDQQESLDDFLEQKVFKDVEGQEIAPDPSDVSGFEVFMERYRNGLAIEQAAVDHLIENGRD is encoded by the coding sequence ATGAATCATGTAGAGTTGAAAGAAGCGATAACTAAGGGAGAAACTTCGCTGGGGATCGAATTTGGATCTACGCGGATTAAAGCGGTATTGATCGATCATCGTTTTGAGACCATCGCGTCAGGAAGCTATGAATGGGAAAACCAATTGAAAGACGGATTTTGGACATACAGCCAAGAGGATATCCTCACCGGCCTCCAAACGGCTTATCGCGAAATGAAGCAAGAAGTGGAGCGCAAATACGAGGTCACCCTTAAGACCGTGGGTTCGATCGGGTTTTCCGCTATGATGCACGGCTATATGGCGTTCGATAGCACGGGTGAACTGCTTGTACCGTTCCGGACTTGGCGCAATGCTACAACCGGCGAGGCAGCAAGGGAACTGACGGACAAGTTCCAATTCAATATTCCTGAGCGCTGGAGCATTGCCCATCTGTATCAAGCGATATTAAACAAAGAGGAGCATGTGCCTCGTATTGATTTTGTGACGACATTGGCCGGTTACATTCACTGGCTGCTAACTGGCAATAAAGCGATTGGTATTGGGGATGCCTCTGGTATTTTCCCTATTGACGAATCGACTCATAATTACCATCCACTGATGGTTAAGCAATTCGATGAACTGATCTCGGCAGGCGGCTATCCTTGGAAGCTTGAGGATCTTCTTCCGAAAGTTCTCCTTTCAGGCGAGCAAGCTGGTCAATTGACGGAGGCGGGAGCCCGCATTTTGGACCCGTCACTGGATTTGCAGCCAGGCATTTTGCTTTGTCCTCCGGAAGGTGATGCTGGGACAGGCATGGTTGCCACGAATAGCGTAAGAAAGCGTACGGGGAACATCTCTGTAGGTACCTCCGTTTTTGCGATGATTGTGCTGGAGAAGGAATTATCCAAGGTCTATCCGGAAATCGATATGGTCACGACGCCAGACGGGAGTCCGGTTGGCATGGTGCATGCCAACAACTGCTCAAGCGATATCAACGCATGGATGGGATTGTTCCGCGAATTTTCTGTAGCCATGGGTTATGAAGCGGATAACGCAAAATTGTTCAGCGTCATGTTTAATAAAGCTTTGGAGGCCGACCCGGATGGCGGCGGTTTGCTGAGCTACGGTTATTACTCAGGCGAAAACATTACCGGAATTGAAAAAGGCCGTCCGCTATTCGTGCGCTCGCCTGAGAGCAGCTTCACTCTGGCTAATTTCATGCGCACCCATCTGTTCACAGCTTTCGGAGCACTCAAGCTCGGCATGGACATTTTGACAGAAAACGAGCAAGTCGCCATTGACAGCATTTTGGCTCACGGCGGTTTATTTAAAACCCCTGTCGTCGGACAAAAAATGGTAGCCGCGGCGATGAACGTTCCGATTTCCGTCATGTCTACAGCCGGCGAAGGCGGGGCGTGGGGAATGGCGCTTCTGGCTTCTTATCTGATCAACAAGGATCAGCAGGAGAGCCTGGACGACTTCCTTGAACAGAAGGTCTTTAAAGATGTGGAAGGGCAGGAAATTGCCCCAGACCCATCCGATGTGTCGGGTTTTGAAGTATTTATGGAACGCTACCGGAATGGGCTGGCCATTGAGCAGGCTGCTGTAGACCATCTGATAGAGAACGGGAGGGACTAG
- a CDS encoding TetR/AcrR family transcriptional regulator codes for MVGVKNNRRTKYTTELIKQCFLALLETRKLPQITVTEICKQADINRGTFYLHYKDPYELFEVMQKEFNQELWETLQKDQSPCAEDGSLIKLLNIIQEKKTIFRSMISDRGESSFLSEVLVEVHKDYLQRKGEDLNRKGSSAMDYSFTYMVHGSMGVIHQWLESNGEESPEAIARIISSFKPA; via the coding sequence ATGGTCGGAGTAAAAAACAATAGAAGAACCAAATATACGACGGAGCTTATTAAGCAGTGTTTTCTAGCTCTATTGGAAACGAGGAAGCTGCCGCAAATAACGGTTACCGAAATATGCAAGCAAGCTGACATTAACCGCGGTACCTTCTATCTGCATTACAAAGATCCCTACGAATTATTTGAAGTGATGCAGAAGGAATTTAATCAAGAATTATGGGAGACGCTGCAAAAGGATCAAAGCCCCTGCGCAGAAGATGGTTCCTTAATCAAGCTTTTGAACATTATCCAAGAGAAGAAAACCATTTTTCGTAGCATGATTTCGGACAGAGGAGAAAGCAGCTTTTTATCCGAGGTGCTGGTTGAGGTTCATAAAGATTATTTGCAAAGAAAGGGAGAGGATCTAAACCGGAAGGGCTCCTCCGCAATGGACTACTCTTTTACTTATATGGTTCACGGCTCAATGGGCGTCATCCATCAATGGCTGGAATCGAATGGCGAGGAAAGCCCGGAAGCGATTGCGCGTATCATTTCTTCTTTCAAACCGGCATGA
- a CDS encoding MarR family transcriptional regulator: MEEKVDCDIRELLDKISARMRRDYSESLRELNLYVGQDNLLYRLWSGDGVTQMQLCEHLKCEPPTVTNMVKSLEQNGFIYRKRDGQDARIMRIFLTEQGRELENPIKIKWRNQQEKLLNGILPEERMLLRRLMKQMEINLF, encoded by the coding sequence ATGGAAGAAAAGGTAGATTGCGATATTCGCGAGCTGTTAGATAAAATTTCAGCACGGATGCGCCGAGACTATAGTGAAAGTCTAAGGGAACTTAATCTGTATGTAGGCCAAGATAATTTGCTTTATCGTTTGTGGTCAGGCGACGGGGTTACACAAATGCAGCTATGTGAACATTTAAAGTGTGAGCCTCCTACTGTAACCAACATGGTCAAATCATTGGAGCAGAACGGCTTTATATATCGTAAACGCGATGGCCAGGATGCTAGAATTATGCGGATTTTTCTAACCGAGCAGGGCAGAGAGCTAGAAAATCCTATAAAAATTAAATGGAGAAACCAGCAAGAAAAACTGCTGAACGGCATCTTGCCGGAAGAACGCATGTTGTTAAGGCGACTTATGAAGCAGATGGAGATTAATTTGTTTTAA
- a CDS encoding 2-dehydropantoate 2-reductase N-terminal domain-containing protein, whose protein sequence is MTTTTNKPNVLIVGAGAVGFSVGYHLSLSGANITFLVREGRKTTFQSPQQLYCYDDAALKNFTGFSVIENAAELADTPLQFIFITLDGNASRTAEGMAMLSKLGGVVRASKAIVIMNGFGIGLREHYIKVMQISEDRLLRGILGMLSHQGSANLPIHAPTDPAKVAKAVVCYKHPANKVGFQVETNNKEAAKQFIELYNRNKLSRCGQVSPAMFNIYASVGFPVYAACDIAGWPDFSAVSANKELWRLAIRAQGEIAALPQHGLLGKMMALVMGARITAYVHIKMERDMLPLDYQAFNRFHHGGKVRAQDVESMRNSLAEGQRRGHQMPALQELLKRLSEHEAAS, encoded by the coding sequence ATGACAACTACTACGAACAAACCCAATGTCCTCATTGTAGGAGCGGGGGCAGTAGGCTTCTCTGTCGGCTACCATCTCAGTTTGTCCGGCGCCAACATTACCTTCCTCGTGCGAGAAGGGCGGAAAACGACATTCCAATCTCCGCAACAGCTTTATTGCTATGACGATGCAGCACTGAAAAATTTTACCGGCTTCAGCGTCATTGAGAATGCCGCTGAACTGGCAGATACACCACTTCAGTTTATTTTCATTACACTTGACGGAAATGCCAGTCGAACGGCAGAAGGCATGGCTATGCTGAGCAAGCTAGGCGGCGTGGTACGCGCTTCTAAAGCTATTGTCATCATGAACGGTTTCGGCATCGGCCTTCGCGAGCACTATATCAAGGTCATGCAAATTTCGGAAGATCGCCTGCTAAGAGGAATTCTCGGCATGCTCAGCCACCAGGGAAGCGCGAACCTGCCTATACATGCACCAACAGATCCAGCGAAAGTAGCAAAGGCTGTTGTCTGTTACAAGCATCCTGCGAACAAGGTCGGCTTTCAAGTCGAGACCAACAATAAAGAGGCAGCGAAGCAATTCATTGAGCTCTACAACCGCAATAAGCTTTCGCGCTGTGGTCAAGTGAGCCCGGCGATGTTTAATATTTACGCAAGTGTTGGCTTTCCTGTATATGCAGCGTGTGACATTGCGGGCTGGCCTGATTTTTCGGCGGTTTCGGCAAACAAGGAGCTTTGGCGGCTTGCCATCCGTGCCCAAGGCGAAATAGCAGCACTCCCTCAGCATGGTTTGTTGGGCAAAATGATGGCCTTGGTTATGGGAGCGCGCATAACGGCATACGTGCACATCAAAATGGAGCGGGACATGCTGCCGCTAGATTATCAGGCATTCAACCGCTTCCATCATGGCGGCAAGGTTCGTGCTCAGGACGTTGAATCGATGCGCAATTCCCTTGCCGAAGGGCAGCGCCGCGGCCATCAGATGCCAGCGCTGCAGGAATTGCTGAAACGTCTCTCGGAGCATGAAGCGGCAAGTTAA
- a CDS encoding LysE family transporter: MDMASFLIYCVIATFTPGPTNIVILSTVQNSGAKQALTYTYGAAVGFGLLLVISAVLNTALLTILPKILLMMQIVGSCYMIYLAYQVCKMDASNPAANQTATFRSGFLLQFLNPKVVLFALTVIPNFIMPYYSAIPAVTISIIAITLIGFLAFVTWVVFGKIFKAFLQKHNKIVNAIMALSLVYAAIMIWM, from the coding sequence ATGGATATGGCATCTTTTTTAATTTATTGCGTGATTGCTACTTTTACACCAGGTCCTACTAATATCGTCATATTGTCCACCGTGCAAAATTCAGGTGCAAAACAAGCCTTGACATATACGTATGGAGCAGCGGTTGGTTTTGGATTATTACTCGTTATTTCGGCTGTATTGAATACGGCGCTCTTAACGATATTGCCGAAAATTCTATTGATGATGCAGATAGTGGGAAGCTGTTATATGATCTATCTCGCTTATCAAGTCTGCAAAATGGATGCATCGAACCCAGCAGCAAACCAAACGGCTACCTTTAGGTCAGGCTTCCTTCTGCAGTTTTTAAATCCAAAGGTAGTTCTGTTTGCACTGACGGTCATTCCAAATTTTATTATGCCATACTACAGTGCAATCCCTGCGGTTACGATAAGTATTATAGCCATAACGCTCATTGGCTTTTTAGCATTTGTGACGTGGGTTGTTTTCGGAAAAATCTTCAAGGCGTTTTTACAGAAGCATAATAAAATTGTGAATGCCATCATGGCCTTATCTCTAGTTTATGCTGCAATTATGATCTGGATGTAG
- a CDS encoding GntR family transcriptional regulator encodes MKPKYQIIIDDIKSNILSGTYKAGEQISTESALQSSYNVSRQTVRKAILELSNEGFLRSEKGSGTYVSSQYRSRSGGNAAKKTIGVITTYISDYIFPSIIRGIEGRLNEDNYSLLLASTNNDIMQEKKALEMMLSYGVDGLIIEPTKSNLYNPNIAYYLSFKEQEVPFTMINAFYEELEVPFFCLDDVQSSYLATRELIAKGHSQIGIIAKMDDLQGKYRMKGYIKALGEAKLRFHPEQVLSFDTATKPNLSTSLEEFLNDNRDVLTALVCYNDEVGLEVVHACRKLGISIPDELSIIGQDNSYIAKNANIKLTTLTHPQEQMGRDAADWVIKNLQGKKDLPVSTYYQPVLVEGETVKEIEVE; translated from the coding sequence GTGAAGCCAAAGTATCAGATCATCATTGATGATATAAAAAGCAATATCCTGTCCGGAACGTACAAAGCAGGAGAGCAAATTTCTACAGAGTCTGCTTTGCAGAGCAGTTATAATGTTAGCCGCCAGACGGTTCGGAAGGCTATTTTGGAGCTGTCCAATGAAGGATTCCTAAGAAGCGAAAAAGGATCTGGGACGTATGTCAGCAGCCAATACCGGTCCAGATCGGGCGGGAATGCCGCTAAAAAAACGATTGGCGTCATCACCACCTATATCTCGGATTACATCTTCCCCTCTATTATCCGTGGTATTGAAGGCCGATTGAATGAAGACAACTATTCGTTACTGTTAGCCAGTACAAATAATGATATTATGCAGGAAAAGAAAGCGCTGGAAATGATGCTGTCCTATGGCGTGGACGGTCTCATTATTGAGCCGACTAAAAGCAATTTATACAACCCCAATATTGCTTATTACCTGTCCTTCAAGGAGCAGGAAGTTCCGTTCACCATGATTAACGCCTTCTATGAAGAGCTGGAGGTCCCTTTCTTCTGTTTGGATGACGTGCAGTCCAGCTATCTCGCAACCCGGGAACTCATTGCGAAAGGTCATTCCCAGATCGGCATTATCGCGAAAATGGATGATCTGCAAGGAAAATATCGCATGAAGGGATATATTAAGGCACTTGGGGAAGCCAAATTGCGGTTTCATCCCGAGCAAGTGCTTTCCTTCGACACGGCGACGAAGCCGAACCTCTCCACCAGCTTGGAGGAGTTCCTAAACGACAACAGGGATGTTCTGACTGCGCTTGTTTGCTACAACGACGAGGTAGGGCTGGAAGTCGTACATGCCTGCAGAAAACTGGGGATATCCATTCCAGATGAATTATCCATCATTGGCCAGGACAATTCGTATATCGCCAAAAATGCGAATATCAAGCTGACGACACTGACGCACCCCCAAGAACAAATGGGACGGGACGCAGCAGACTGGGTCATTAAAAATTTGCAAGGAAAAAAAGACCTGCCCGTGAGCACCTACTACCAACCCGTGTTAGTTGAAGGTGAAACCGTAAAAGAGATTGAAGTAGAGTAA
- the nfsA gene encoding oxygen-insensitive NADPH nitroreductase → MNRTIELLCNHTSIRSFTNQPLTKEQGEAIFLAANQTSSFSLLQAVSILRVTDPELRKKVMQLSVNQSYIEEAAEFWIFCADFNRNHQIAPEVDLEYIEFLLIGSFDAGLMAQNALTAAESMGLGGVFIGGVRSNIDELSEVLHLPKYVIPLVGLCIGHPSGDKPGMKPRLPQSMIMFDDQYQILAKEKLAIYDETMREYYESRPVTAPFTVKKVQGWSGHIQDHLQRSIQPGMLDYLRKQGYAKK, encoded by the coding sequence ATGAACCGGACGATTGAGTTACTTTGTAATCATACATCCATTCGCTCATTTACAAATCAACCTCTCACAAAAGAACAAGGTGAAGCGATCTTTCTTGCAGCTAATCAAACATCATCTTTTAGCCTCCTACAAGCTGTTTCTATCCTTAGAGTGACGGATCCAGAGCTTCGGAAAAAAGTGATGCAGCTTTCAGTCAATCAATCCTATATTGAAGAAGCGGCAGAGTTTTGGATCTTTTGTGCTGATTTCAACCGAAATCACCAAATCGCCCCCGAGGTTGACCTTGAATATATTGAATTTCTATTAATAGGTTCGTTTGATGCAGGGCTAATGGCACAAAATGCTTTAACTGCCGCAGAATCAATGGGACTTGGCGGCGTATTCATTGGGGGAGTCCGAAGTAATATCGACGAATTAAGTGAAGTTTTGCATTTACCGAAGTACGTCATTCCTTTAGTGGGCTTATGTATAGGCCACCCGTCTGGAGATAAACCTGGAATGAAGCCGAGACTGCCTCAATCAATGATAATGTTTGATGATCAGTATCAAATTCTCGCTAAAGAAAAATTAGCCATTTATGACGAAACCATGCGTGAATATTACGAAAGTCGTCCAGTTACAGCACCTTTTACAGTGAAAAAGGTACAGGGTTGGAGTGGCCATATTCAAGATCATCTGCAAAGAAGCATTCAACCGGGCATGCTGGATTATTTACGCAAGCAAGGCTATGCCAAAAAATAG
- a CDS encoding NtaA/DmoA family FMN-dependent monooxygenase (This protein belongs to a clade of FMN-dependent monooxygenases, within a broader family of flavin-dependent oxidoreductases, the luciferase-like monooxygenase (LMM) family, some of whose members use coenzyme F420 rather than FMN.) — MNRKKLKIGAIVDGVGWSHTAWRHPNMPSNASESIDFYAAKARRLEEGKFDMVFLADVSHIGPGMIPHYLSMFEGVSILSALSMVTSHIGLVATIATSYADPFTVARQMASLDKISNGRAGWNAITSNPGGLANYSRRHLHKSDLYPMKEEFIEVVEGLWDSYEDDAFMRDKKTGSFLNPSKMHPLYYRGKYFSVDGPLNISRSVQGRPVIFQAGTSNEFMDIAAKHAEGVLVNGDDLHYAKQFGLELKRRVVIAGRSADNFLIMPTQNPIVGRTEAEAREKLQELERLLPPGYRMPKPLLFGSAEDVADQIEHWHGVGAMDLLLLRMEHPSGFDDFIDLVVPLLQKKGIFRTEYEASTLRGNLELPYIPNRYSVER, encoded by the coding sequence ATGAATAGAAAGAAGCTTAAAATAGGGGCTATTGTGGATGGAGTAGGATGGAGCCATACCGCATGGCGCCATCCGAATATGCCTTCTAATGCTAGCGAGAGTATAGATTTTTATGCCGCCAAGGCCAGAAGATTGGAAGAAGGCAAATTTGATATGGTCTTCCTGGCTGATGTAAGCCACATTGGCCCCGGCATGATCCCCCATTATTTAAGCATGTTTGAAGGTGTATCCATTTTATCGGCGCTTAGCATGGTGACCAGTCATATTGGTCTTGTCGCGACGATTGCAACGTCGTATGCAGATCCATTTACAGTAGCGAGACAAATGGCATCACTCGATAAAATAAGCAACGGGAGAGCGGGGTGGAATGCAATTACCTCCAATCCTGGAGGGTTGGCCAACTATAGCAGAAGACATCTTCATAAATCTGATCTTTATCCGATGAAAGAAGAATTTATCGAAGTGGTAGAAGGACTTTGGGATTCTTATGAAGATGATGCTTTTATGCGAGATAAAAAAACAGGGAGCTTTTTAAATCCAAGTAAAATGCATCCTTTGTATTATAGAGGCAAGTATTTTTCAGTAGATGGTCCTTTAAATATTAGCCGTTCCGTTCAAGGCAGGCCGGTTATTTTCCAAGCAGGCACATCTAACGAATTTATGGATATTGCAGCAAAACATGCCGAAGGCGTGCTGGTAAATGGGGATGACCTTCATTATGCTAAACAATTCGGTCTTGAATTGAAAAGAAGGGTCGTTATTGCAGGAAGATCAGCTGATAACTTCCTCATTATGCCGACACAAAACCCTATTGTTGGAAGAACAGAAGCTGAAGCTAGGGAAAAGCTTCAAGAGCTAGAACGTTTATTGCCTCCTGGCTATCGCATGCCCAAGCCGTTGCTTTTCGGGTCGGCGGAGGATGTAGCTGATCAGATTGAACATTGGCATGGAGTTGGAGCAATGGATCTATTGCTTCTTAGAATGGAGCATCCTTCAGGGTTTGATGATTTTATCGATTTAGTGGTTCCTTTATTACAGAAGAAAGGCATATTCCGAACTGAATACGAAGCCAGTACGCTGCGGGGGAATTTGGAGCTTCCCTATATCCCGAATAGATATTCTGTTGAAAGATAG